Proteins encoded together in one Streptomyces sp. TLI_171 window:
- a CDS encoding enoyl-CoA hydratase/isomerase family protein, with protein sequence MDTQQDVLVERVGRLGRITLNRPRALNSLTHAMLETVRAALDAWAEDPEVAAVLLAGAGERGLCAGADIRAIHDDAKLGGAGGRAFFRVEYPLNELISRYPKPYVVLMDGITMGGGVGLSAHAAVRVVTERSAVAMPETRIGLVPDVGGSRLLALAPGELGTHLALTAATMTGADAVYCGFADHYVRSAALPALTAALAAGEPITPFAEPAPPSELAEQREWIDHCYAADTVEEILARLEATGLPAAKDAAEQLHAKSPTMLKVTLAALRRARALPSLAAALDQEYRISCAALAHHDLVEGIRAQVVDKDRNPQWRPAALAEVTAADVERFFAVPEGGDLRLSR encoded by the coding sequence ATGGACACGCAGCAGGACGTACTGGTCGAGCGGGTCGGCCGCCTCGGCCGGATCACCCTGAACCGGCCGCGCGCCCTCAACTCCCTCACCCACGCCATGCTGGAGACCGTCCGCGCCGCCCTGGACGCCTGGGCCGAGGACCCCGAGGTCGCCGCCGTCCTGCTCGCCGGCGCCGGTGAGCGCGGCCTGTGCGCGGGCGCCGACATCCGCGCCATCCACGACGACGCCAAGCTCGGCGGCGCCGGCGGCCGGGCCTTCTTCCGGGTCGAGTACCCCCTCAACGAGCTGATCTCCCGCTACCCCAAGCCGTACGTGGTGCTGATGGACGGCATCACCATGGGCGGCGGGGTCGGCCTGTCCGCGCACGCCGCGGTCCGGGTGGTCACCGAACGCTCCGCCGTCGCCATGCCGGAGACCCGGATCGGACTGGTCCCCGACGTCGGCGGCAGCCGCCTGCTGGCCCTCGCCCCCGGCGAGCTCGGCACCCACCTGGCCCTCACCGCCGCCACCATGACCGGCGCCGACGCCGTGTACTGCGGCTTCGCCGACCACTACGTCCGCTCCGCCGCGCTCCCCGCCCTCACCGCGGCGCTCGCCGCCGGCGAGCCGATCACGCCGTTCGCCGAGCCCGCCCCGCCGTCCGAACTCGCCGAGCAGCGCGAGTGGATCGACCACTGCTACGCCGCCGACACCGTCGAGGAGATCCTGGCGCGGCTGGAGGCCACCGGCCTGCCGGCCGCCAAGGACGCCGCGGAGCAGCTGCACGCCAAGTCCCCGACCATGCTCAAGGTCACCCTGGCCGCGCTGCGCCGGGCCCGCGCGCTGCCCTCGCTGGCCGCCGCCCTCGACCAGGAGTACCGGATCTCCTGCGCCGCCCTCGCCCACCACGACCTGGTCGAGGGGATCCGCGCCCAGGTCGTCGACAAGGACCGCAACCCGCAGTGGCGGCCCGCGGCCCTCGCCGAGGTGACCGCCGCCGACGTCGAACGCTTCTTCGCCGTCCCCGAGGGCGGTGACCTGCGGCTGTCGAGGTGA
- the fahA gene encoding fumarylacetoacetase, producing MSTTATWLDLPEDSPFGVHNLPYGVFTAADRPGLRRIGVRIGERVLDAGAAARAVGSPSALLDAESLNPLMASGRSTWQAARGAVTEWLTDAAHRPAVERCLLDLADVELHLPFEVADYVDFYASEHHATNLGKIFRPGQEPLTPNWKHLPIGYHGRAGTVVVSGTPVTRPHGQRKAPADAAPDHGPTRRLDIEAEVAFVVGTPSAMGAPVALADFAEHVFGVCLLNDWSARDIQAWEYVPLGPFLGKSFATSVSPWVVPLDALQHARVAPPVRDVEPLPYLDDRAAEPWGLDLAMEVSLNGRRISRPPFATMYWTAAQQLAHLTANGASLRTGDLYASGTVSGPEPDTRGALIELTWNGEHPLKFPDGTSRTFLEDGDEVSITATAPGPGGLRVGFGEVTGRIIG from the coding sequence TTGAGCACCACCGCGACCTGGCTCGACCTGCCCGAAGACTCGCCGTTCGGCGTGCACAACCTCCCCTACGGAGTGTTCACCGCCGCCGACCGGCCCGGCCTGCGGCGGATCGGCGTCCGGATCGGCGAGCGGGTGCTGGACGCCGGCGCGGCCGCCCGGGCGGTCGGCAGCCCGTCCGCGCTGCTGGACGCCGAGAGCCTCAACCCGCTGATGGCGTCCGGGCGTTCGACCTGGCAGGCGGCGCGCGGAGCAGTCACCGAGTGGCTCACCGACGCCGCCCACCGCCCGGCCGTCGAGCGCTGTCTGCTGGACCTGGCCGACGTGGAGCTGCACCTGCCGTTCGAGGTCGCCGACTACGTCGACTTCTACGCCTCCGAGCACCACGCCACCAACCTGGGCAAGATCTTCCGCCCGGGCCAGGAGCCGCTCACCCCCAACTGGAAGCACCTGCCGATCGGTTACCACGGCCGGGCGGGCACCGTCGTGGTCTCCGGCACCCCCGTGACCCGCCCGCACGGCCAGCGCAAGGCCCCCGCCGACGCCGCGCCGGACCACGGCCCGACCCGCCGCCTGGACATCGAGGCGGAGGTCGCGTTCGTGGTCGGCACGCCCAGCGCCATGGGCGCCCCCGTCGCGCTCGCCGACTTCGCCGAGCACGTGTTCGGCGTCTGCCTGCTCAACGACTGGTCGGCGCGCGACATCCAGGCCTGGGAGTACGTGCCGCTCGGCCCGTTCCTCGGCAAGTCCTTCGCCACCTCGGTCTCCCCCTGGGTGGTCCCGCTGGACGCCCTGCAGCACGCCCGGGTCGCCCCGCCGGTCCGCGACGTCGAACCGCTGCCCTACCTGGACGACCGGGCCGCCGAGCCCTGGGGCCTGGACCTGGCGATGGAGGTGTCGCTCAACGGCCGCCGCATCTCCCGGCCGCCGTTCGCCACCATGTACTGGACCGCCGCCCAGCAGCTGGCCCACCTCACCGCCAACGGCGCGAGCCTGCGCACCGGCGACCTGTACGCCTCCGGCACGGTCTCCGGCCCCGAGCCGGACACCCGCGGCGCGCTCATCGAACTGACCTGGAACGGCGAGCACCCGCTCAAGTTCCCCGACGGCACCTCCCGCACCTTCCTGGAGGACGGCGACGAGGTGTCCATCACCGCCACCGCCCCCGGGCCGGGGGGCCTGCGGGTCGGCTTCGGCGAGGTCACCGGACGGATCATCGGCTGA
- a CDS encoding homogentisate 1,2-dioxygenase yields MAYYRQLGSVPPKRHTQHRTPEGGLYYEELMGEEGFFSDSSLLYHRHIPSAVTAASVWELPDQSTTANLPLLPRHLKLHELFPGEEWKSADAVTGRRLVLGNADVRISYVAAGAPSELYRNGLGDECVYVESGTAELETVFGSLTVGQGDYVVIPRATTHRWVPTGGAPLRAYCIEANSHITPARRYLSKYGQLLEHAPYCERDLRGPDGPLLVDGGEVDVLVKHRGTNGVVGTRYTVPNHPFDVVGWDGCLYPYAFNVADFEPITGRVHQPPPAHQVFEGNNFVICNFVPRKVDYHPLSIPVPYYHANVDSDEVMFYCGGNYEARKGSGIGQGSISLHPGGHTHGPQPGAYERSIGVEFFDELAVMVDTFRPLELGEAATASEDPNYAWTWARR; encoded by the coding sequence ATGGCGTACTACCGGCAGCTGGGCTCGGTGCCGCCCAAGCGGCACACCCAGCACCGCACCCCCGAGGGGGGCCTCTACTACGAGGAGTTGATGGGCGAGGAGGGCTTCTTCTCGGACTCCTCGCTGCTGTACCACCGGCACATCCCCTCGGCGGTGACGGCCGCCTCGGTGTGGGAGCTGCCGGACCAGTCCACCACCGCCAACCTCCCGCTGCTCCCCCGCCACCTGAAGCTGCACGAGCTGTTCCCCGGCGAGGAGTGGAAGTCCGCGGACGCCGTCACCGGCCGCCGGCTGGTGCTCGGCAACGCGGACGTGCGGATCTCCTACGTGGCGGCGGGCGCGCCCAGCGAGCTGTACCGCAACGGCCTGGGCGACGAGTGCGTGTACGTGGAGTCCGGAACGGCCGAGCTGGAGACGGTGTTCGGCTCGCTGACGGTCGGCCAGGGCGACTACGTGGTGATCCCGCGGGCCACCACCCACCGCTGGGTGCCGACCGGCGGGGCGCCGCTGCGGGCGTACTGCATCGAGGCCAACAGCCACATCACCCCGGCCCGCCGCTACCTGTCCAAGTACGGCCAGCTGCTGGAGCACGCGCCGTACTGCGAACGGGACCTGCGCGGGCCGGACGGCCCGCTGCTGGTGGACGGCGGCGAGGTGGACGTGCTGGTCAAGCACCGCGGTACGAACGGCGTGGTGGGCACGCGCTACACGGTGCCGAACCACCCGTTCGACGTGGTGGGCTGGGACGGGTGCCTGTACCCGTACGCGTTCAACGTCGCGGACTTCGAGCCGATCACCGGGCGGGTGCACCAGCCCCCGCCGGCCCACCAGGTGTTCGAGGGCAACAACTTCGTGATCTGCAACTTCGTGCCGCGCAAGGTGGACTACCACCCGCTGTCGATCCCCGTCCCGTACTACCACGCGAACGTGGACAGTGACGAGGTGATGTTCTACTGCGGCGGCAACTACGAAGCCCGCAAGGGCTCCGGCATCGGACAGGGGTCGATCTCGCTGCACCCGGGCGGCCACACCCACGGCCCGCAGCCGGGCGCCTACGAGCGCTCGATCGGCGTGGAGTTCTTCGACGAGCTGGCGGTGATGGTGGACACCTTCCGCCCGCTGGAGCTCGGCGAGGCCGCCACCGCCAGCGAGGACCCGAACTACGCGTGGACCTGGGCGAGGCGATGA
- the hppD gene encoding 4-hydroxyphenylpyruvate dioxygenase: MTADAAVELTPEELEAGLTAEQLRTLVGLVEYDATTDPFPVTAQDAVVFVVGNATQTAQFYQAVFGMELVAYSGPETGRRDRKAFVLRSGSCRFVIKGGVSPDSPLLDHHRRHGDGVVDLAMEVPDVDKCIAHARAQGATILEEPNDVSDEHGTVRRAAIAAYGETRHTLVDRSRYTGPYLPGYVARESTVVRPAGAPKRLFQALDHAVGNVELGKMDEWVSFYNRVMGFVNMAEFVGDDIATDYSALMSKVVASGNHRVKFPLNEPAVAKKKSQIDEYLEFYTGPGCQHMALATNDILTTVDVLRSRGVEFLNTPDSYYDDPELRERIGKVRVPIEELKSRGILVDRDEDGYLLQIFTKPIGDRPTVFYEFIERHGSLGFGKGNFKALFEAIEREQDRRGNL, encoded by the coding sequence ATGACCGCCGACGCCGCTGTGGAACTGACCCCCGAAGAGCTGGAGGCCGGACTGACGGCCGAGCAGCTGCGCACCCTGGTGGGCCTGGTCGAGTACGACGCCACGACCGACCCGTTCCCGGTCACCGCGCAGGACGCGGTGGTCTTCGTGGTCGGCAACGCGACCCAGACGGCGCAGTTCTACCAGGCCGTGTTCGGCATGGAGCTGGTGGCGTACTCGGGCCCGGAGACCGGCCGCCGCGACCGGAAGGCGTTCGTGCTGCGCTCCGGCTCCTGCCGGTTCGTGATCAAGGGCGGGGTGTCGCCGGACAGCCCGCTGCTGGACCACCACCGCCGCCACGGCGACGGCGTGGTGGACCTGGCGATGGAGGTCCCGGACGTCGACAAGTGCATCGCGCACGCCCGCGCCCAGGGGGCCACGATCCTGGAGGAGCCGAACGACGTCTCGGACGAGCACGGCACCGTGCGGCGCGCGGCGATCGCCGCCTACGGCGAGACCCGGCACACCCTGGTCGACCGCTCCCGCTACACCGGCCCGTACCTGCCGGGCTACGTGGCGCGCGAGTCGACGGTGGTCCGGCCGGCGGGCGCGCCGAAGCGGCTGTTCCAGGCGCTGGACCACGCGGTGGGCAACGTCGAGCTGGGCAAGATGGACGAGTGGGTGTCCTTCTACAACCGCGTGATGGGTTTCGTGAACATGGCGGAGTTCGTCGGCGACGACATCGCCACCGACTACTCGGCGCTGATGTCGAAGGTGGTGGCGAGCGGCAACCACCGGGTGAAGTTCCCGCTGAACGAGCCGGCCGTCGCCAAGAAGAAGTCGCAGATCGACGAGTACCTGGAGTTCTACACCGGCCCGGGCTGCCAGCACATGGCGCTGGCCACCAACGACATCCTCACCACGGTCGACGTGCTGCGCTCGCGCGGCGTGGAGTTCCTGAACACCCCGGACTCCTACTACGACGACCCGGAGCTGCGCGAGCGCATCGGCAAGGTGCGGGTCCCGATCGAGGAGCTGAAGTCGCGCGGCATCCTGGTGGACCGCGACGAGGACGGCTACCTGCTGCAGATCTTCACCAAGCCGATCGGCGACCGGCCGACCGTGTTCTACGAGTTCATCGAGCGGCACGGCTCGCTGGGCTTCGGCAAGGGCAACTTCAAGGCCCTCTTCGAGGCCATCGAGCGCGAGCAGGACCGGCGCGGCAACCTCTGA
- a CDS encoding phosphoribosyltransferase family protein: MQFTDRADAGRRLAAALAAAEFRDAVVVALPRGGVPVAAEVARALRTPLDVCVIRKVGAPGQPELAMGAVGEDGARVVNQEIVDAVGVAADEFAAVEARERAELARRAAAYRRGHAPLPLAGRTVLVVDDGVATGSTALAACRIVRARGAARVVLAVPVAPHDWTARLGGAADEYVAVHAPSRFLAVGEFYRDFRQTTDAEVIAALDRPAHHGSPLVTEYELPLAAGPAAVAVPDRAAAVVLFAHGSGSNRASPRNRRVAAELHGNGLATVLFDLLTPREADDRWKVFDPGLLGGRLVEATHALNHHPALTGLPFGYFGASTGAAAALWAAAEPGVDPGAIVSRGGRPDLAEARLPQVEAPTLLIVGGADEEVVELNRRARAALRCPAALQIVPGAGHLFEEPGALEVVAELAAQWFVHHLTAGADGRPGGDRGNH, from the coding sequence ATGCAGTTCACCGATCGGGCCGATGCGGGACGACGTCTCGCGGCCGCCCTCGCCGCCGCCGAGTTCCGCGATGCCGTGGTGGTGGCACTGCCGCGGGGCGGAGTGCCGGTGGCGGCCGAGGTCGCCCGGGCGCTGCGGACCCCGCTGGACGTGTGCGTGATCCGGAAGGTGGGCGCGCCGGGCCAGCCCGAGCTGGCGATGGGCGCGGTCGGCGAGGACGGCGCGCGGGTGGTCAACCAGGAGATCGTGGACGCGGTCGGCGTCGCCGCGGACGAGTTCGCCGCCGTCGAGGCCCGGGAGCGCGCGGAGCTGGCCCGCCGCGCCGCCGCGTACCGCCGGGGCCACGCCCCGCTGCCGCTGGCCGGACGGACGGTGCTGGTGGTGGACGACGGCGTGGCGACGGGGTCGACGGCGCTGGCGGCGTGCCGGATCGTCCGGGCGCGGGGCGCGGCCAGGGTGGTGCTGGCGGTGCCGGTCGCCCCGCACGACTGGACGGCGCGGCTCGGCGGCGCGGCGGACGAGTACGTCGCGGTGCACGCGCCGTCCCGGTTCCTGGCCGTCGGCGAGTTCTACCGCGACTTCCGGCAGACCACCGACGCCGAGGTGATCGCCGCCCTGGACCGGCCGGCGCACCACGGGTCCCCCCTTGTCACGGAGTACGAACTGCCGCTGGCGGCCGGCCCGGCCGCCGTCGCGGTGCCCGACCGGGCCGCGGCGGTGGTGCTGTTCGCGCACGGCAGCGGCTCGAACCGGGCCAGCCCGCGCAACCGCCGGGTGGCGGCGGAGCTGCACGGCAACGGCCTGGCCACCGTGCTGTTCGACCTGCTGACGCCCCGTGAGGCGGACGACCGCTGGAAGGTGTTCGACCCCGGGCTGCTCGGCGGCCGCCTGGTGGAGGCCACCCACGCGCTGAACCACCACCCGGCGCTCACCGGCCTGCCGTTCGGGTACTTCGGCGCCAGCACGGGCGCGGCGGCCGCGCTGTGGGCCGCGGCCGAGCCGGGCGTCGACCCGGGGGCGATCGTCTCGCGCGGCGGCCGCCCGGATCTCGCCGAGGCCCGGCTGCCGCAGGTGGAGGCCCCGACGCTGCTGATCGTCGGCGGCGCGGACGAGGAGGTGGTCGAGCTCAACCGCCGGGCCAGGGCCGCGCTGCGCTGCCCGGCCGCGCTGCAGATCGTGCCCGGCGCCGGCCACCTGTTCGAGGAGCCGGGCGCGTTGGAGGTGGTCGCGGAGCTCGCCGCACAGTGGTTCGTCCACCACCTCACGGCGGGTGCGGACGGCCGGCCGGGCGGCGATCGGGGGAATCACTGA
- a CDS encoding SPW repeat protein: MEHHPDILALREQAERVTSTTAGQGTEALAICAGLFLAISPWVVGYTGFAGLTVSNLVLGIAYAVLMAGYGPAFGRTHARAWACVAIGAWTVIAPWAVNGGAHIRRTILTNVITGGVMTCLALAAVGMAFAGMSGRASRRG; the protein is encoded by the coding sequence ATGGAACACCATCCGGACATTCTGGCCCTGCGTGAGCAGGCTGAGCGCGTCACCTCGACGACCGCAGGGCAGGGAACCGAGGCGCTGGCGATCTGTGCCGGGCTGTTCCTGGCGATCTCGCCGTGGGTGGTCGGCTACACCGGCTTCGCCGGGCTGACCGTCAGCAACCTGGTCCTCGGTATCGCCTACGCCGTCCTGATGGCCGGCTACGGCCCGGCCTTCGGCCGCACCCACGCCCGCGCCTGGGCCTGTGTGGCGATCGGCGCATGGACGGTCATCGCCCCGTGGGCCGTCAACGGCGGAGCGCACATCCGCCGGACGATCCTGACCAACGTGATCACAGGTGGCGTCATGACCTGCCTGGCGCTGGCCGCAGTCGGCATGGCCTTCGCCGGGATGTCCGGCAGGGCGAGCCGCCGCGGCTGA
- a CDS encoding tetratricopeptide repeat protein, translating to MRGRERELAGLRERVRVVREQGEARLPELVEALHRWCAALMGDRARAAELEAALVECVDAARRLARSRPEYLPGLAAALYRQSLVLGTQGGRSGALPVAGEAVGLYRELADEDGRVFGPPLAAALENLANQLAGVGARQEAVTVVREAVALRRRLADRHPDAERAAELASALADLGIVLGEAGRHEEALGPAREAVVKYRALGGGQGPERVAYWAALLSLAQELEHTGRRQERDRLLVEIGETRRRAARRNPELVAHLDAALQAGGYRVGATGLPERIGPPPPRDAPPADRPRGIAELTARGHAMAARGEVAGAVAAFREAAAAARKLPAEDVRARLTLAAVLHDLGLALGWAGRPAEAVPVLQESVWRYRALLASRGAPVRPLLAEALDTLGSRLAAVGRHREALAATREAVEVQEPAAEWPEAEREVRELGRMLNNLSIRYADLERHPDARDASRRSVARYREVASEEPDHLSGLVHALANLALREARLEHTGPVPALVRETIGLIDRPVRFPPGSQRAQLAESLRWLAWYLRRHRERGTARLAERAAARLES from the coding sequence ATGCGCGGGCGGGAGCGGGAGTTGGCGGGGCTGCGGGAGCGGGTCCGGGTGGTGCGGGAGCAGGGCGAGGCGCGGCTGCCGGAGCTGGTGGAGGCGCTGCACCGGTGGTGCGCGGCCCTGATGGGGGACCGGGCGCGGGCCGCCGAGCTGGAGGCCGCACTGGTCGAATGCGTGGACGCGGCGCGGCGGTTGGCGCGCAGCCGGCCCGAGTACCTGCCGGGGCTGGCGGCCGCGCTGTACCGGCAGTCGCTGGTGCTGGGGACGCAGGGCGGGCGGTCCGGCGCGCTGCCGGTGGCCGGCGAAGCGGTCGGGCTGTACCGGGAGCTGGCGGACGAGGACGGCCGGGTGTTCGGCCCGCCGCTGGCCGCCGCGCTGGAGAACCTGGCCAACCAGCTGGCGGGCGTGGGCGCCCGGCAGGAGGCGGTGACGGTAGTCCGCGAGGCGGTGGCGTTGCGGCGGCGGCTCGCCGACCGGCACCCGGACGCCGAGCGGGCGGCCGAACTGGCCTCGGCGCTGGCGGACCTGGGGATCGTGCTGGGCGAGGCGGGCCGGCACGAGGAGGCGCTGGGCCCGGCCCGCGAGGCGGTGGTCAAGTACCGGGCGCTGGGCGGCGGGCAGGGCCCGGAGCGGGTCGCGTACTGGGCGGCGCTGCTGAGCCTGGCGCAGGAGTTGGAGCACACCGGCCGGCGCCAGGAGCGGGACCGGCTGCTGGTGGAGATCGGCGAGACCCGTCGGCGCGCGGCCCGGCGGAACCCGGAACTGGTCGCGCACCTGGATGCCGCGCTGCAGGCCGGCGGGTACCGGGTCGGTGCCACCGGGCTCCCCGAGCGGATCGGGCCGCCCCCGCCGCGGGACGCGCCGCCGGCGGACCGTCCGCGCGGGATCGCCGAGCTGACCGCCCGCGGGCATGCGATGGCGGCGCGCGGCGAGGTGGCCGGGGCGGTGGCGGCGTTCCGGGAGGCGGCGGCCGCGGCGCGCAAGCTGCCCGCCGAGGACGTGCGGGCCCGGCTGACGCTGGCGGCGGTGCTGCACGACCTGGGCCTCGCGCTGGGCTGGGCGGGCCGTCCGGCCGAGGCGGTGCCGGTGCTGCAGGAGTCGGTGTGGCGCTACCGGGCGCTGCTGGCCTCCCGCGGTGCGCCGGTGCGGCCGCTGCTGGCCGAGGCGCTGGACACGCTCGGGTCGCGGCTGGCCGCGGTGGGCCGGCACCGGGAGGCGCTGGCCGCGACCCGGGAGGCGGTGGAGGTGCAGGAGCCGGCCGCCGAGTGGCCCGAGGCCGAGCGTGAAGTGCGGGAGCTGGGGCGGATGTTGAACAACCTGAGCATCCGGTACGCGGACCTGGAGCGGCATCCGGACGCCCGGGACGCCTCGCGCCGCTCGGTGGCCAGGTACCGAGAGGTGGCCTCCGAGGAGCCCGACCACCTGTCGGGACTGGTGCACGCACTGGCCAACCTGGCGCTGCGCGAGGCCCGGTTGGAGCACACCGGGCCGGTCCCCGCGCTGGTGCGCGAGACGATCGGGCTGATCGACCGGCCGGTGCGCTTCCCGCCGGGCTCGCAGCGCGCCCAACTCGCGGAGTCGCTGCGCTGGTTGGCCTGGTACCTGCGCCGCCACCGGGAGCGTGGCACGGCCCGCCTGGCCGAGCGGGCCGCCGCGCGACTGGAGAGCTGA